The stretch of DNA CGGTGCCCTCAGACCGCTCAGCCGGGTGGGATGGAGGCCCGTGAGCAGGGTAAGTGTGCACAGACTGCTGGCCCGGCCGTCCTGGGCGCAGGCCTGAGGTTGGGACCcaggacacagaaacagagaaggaaacagttgTCAGATTAGAGGTGATGGTGTGGGTGCTGAGCCCCCTGGTTGGTCATCTTGACAGGTGAGTTGGTTGGGAAGGCCAGGCTGGTTGGTGGCCCTGAGGGCTTGCTGTGCACCGCCTGTTTTCCTTGCCTGCATTTGTGCCATTTAGGGGCTCTGTTTCTGAGAGGAAGCCACACTGGGCATTCAGAAAATGGTGTCTGATTCCCTGGGTTCAGGTAGAAGAGAGCTCAGAGGTgattttgagaagaatgtgcCCAGGATGCCAGAGGGTGATTCAGGAAGGCTGGTGCCTGTCTGGGCCCCTTAGGGTGTGGATGCCTTTGAGGATGTGGGAGCCCCAGGCAGAGCTGGATGAGGGAGCGACCTGGCCACCATTCCCTAGAGGGCCGGCTCCCTTGCCCTGGGCTCTCTGGGCAGGCTGACCCCAAGTAGGGCACCCTATGCTGAGATGGGCACGTCAGCTGTGAGGAGTTTGGGGAGCCATTAGCTCAGTGCACTGTAGAGGTGTTTAAAGTTGGAATGAAATTATACTTACACCGCGGGGACTTGGTGTCTAGGTCGGGCTGACAGGCAGCAGCTGCCAATTAGAGGCAGGTCCCACTGTGGCAGCGGCACCTGGGGTTTAAGAGGCGCTCCCCCTCCAGGTCGCCTGGCCCTGGGAGTTTGGCCCGCGGTGCCAACAGAGACAGCTGGGGCCAATTCCCCTGTGCCTCGGGGCAGCAGCCCCAGGTGCAGACAGCTTTGTGGACCAGTCTCTCACAGTAGAGTGCCTCGGAGCTCAGGCGGGCTGGGTAGGGCGCAGCTGTGTCCGGGGGTGCTTgccggctggggtgggggtgacagtGATACAGCGCATCCTCATATGAAAGTCCCCGACCTTGTGCGGGCCATATTCCCTCCGCTTTCTGTTTGGACCAGAATGTGTGCTTTGGGCTGTAAACTTTCACCTGCACCCAGGGTCCTGCCCCTTTCTGCCACAGCGTCTCTGTGCAGGTATCAGAGCCATTTATGCCCCTCCTTTCCTTAAGAAGTGAGACTGTGCTGGCCAGTCTCTCCTGGGGACCAGGGCAGTTGCTGTTAGACCTGTGTATAAAATGACTGAAATACTGAGTTTAGGTCACTGTGTCACAATCTCGGCCAGTATTTGGTCTGTGAGAGTATTTGGGAAGCTCAGTCTGGTTCCTAGTAGGAAACAACCACATCACAAAGCCATCGCGGGTGCCCAGGTGGCCAGAGGTGGTGGCTGactggggggtggcagggggcaCGCCGGGCGGCCCACTCATCTGCTTGTCTGTGGCCTGCAGGTGGCCCTGTACAAGTCAGTGCCGACGCGCCTGCTGTCGCGGGCCTGGGGCCGCCTCAACCAGGTGGAGCTGCCGCACTGGCTGCGCAGGCCTGTGTACAGCCTGTATATCTGGACCTTCGGGGTAAACATGAAGGAGGCCGCCGTGGAGGACCTGCACCACTATCGCAACCTCAGCGAGTTCTTCCGGCGCAAGCTGAAGCCGCAGGCCCGGCCCGTGTGTGGCCTGCACAGCGTGGTGAGGCCCAATCCTGCCCTCCACTCCTCCCTCCAGAAACGGGATTGTCACCTGTGTCTTTGGGAACCAGTCCCGGCAGCCTCCACTGGTGGCCCATGGGTACTCCTCTCAGGCTGGGGGAGTCCCCCTGCCTCCCTTAGTGGCAagcctttctctgccctttcagATCAGCCCATCAGATGGGAAGATCCTGAACTTTGGGCAGGTGAAGAACTGCGAAGTGGAGCAGGTGAAGGGAGTCACCTACTCGCTGGAGTCGTTCCTGGGTCCACGCATCTCCACAGAGgacctgcccttccctccaggtGGGTTGGTGCCTGGTGGTGGCCCCCATGGCCCTGCTGCATCAGTGCTGGGCTGGGTGTCCGGGAGAAGGACGTGAATgggttggggagggaagggcCAGGAATCACTGTGTGGAGCTTCATGGCGTCCCTGGAGCCCACGTCCAGACTACACAGGCTCAGGTGCTTGTCTGAGAGCCTGGCCCTCGTGTCTGCCCCCCACAGCTACCCCCTGCAGCTCCTTCAGGAACCAGCTGGTCACTCGAGAAGGCAATGAGCTCTACCACTGTGTCATCTACCTGGCCCCCGGGGACTACCACTGCTTCCATTCTCCCACTGACTGGACCGTTTCCCACCGGCGCCACTTCCCAGGTTGGCCAGAGCCTCCCGCTTTTTGGTGTCAAGGGACCGGGGCTCCACATTTGGGGTGTTGAGGTGGGGAGGTGACTGCTTTAGTCTGGCCGGATGTGGGCAGCAAGGTGCAGCCTGGGGTCTAGCCCACTCTGCATTTGGAATGATATGGGTGGACACGGGACTCTGGGAGGCTGGTCTTCTTGCTGGGTGGGGAATAACAGTGTCCCTAACCCCACAGGCTCCCTGATGTCCGTGAACCCCGGCATGGCCCGCTGGATCAAAGAGCTCTTTTGCCACAATGAACGGGTGGTCCTCACCGGGGACTGGAAACACGGCTTCTTCTCACTGACGGCCGTGGGGGCCACCAATGTGGGCTCTATACGCATCTACTTTGACCGGGTAAGCAGAGCCAGGCCCAAGGGCTGGGCCACTTGGAgttcccccacctcctcttccaTGCAGCCAGATCTATTGGGACTGTAAGTTCTAGATGGGCCCCTGCTAGGCCTGGCTCTGCTGAGCAGCTGCCCTGAGGAGGGGCTGGGTCCTGGGCTCCTGCTCTGCCAGCCCCAACCCCAGATGTGCTGCCACTTGCTCGTCTGGAggtggttagagagggagggggttAACCTCCCAGCCCGCACTTTGCTTCTGCTGGGAACCCAGCAAGAACATTGAGCTCAGGGTGAGGCGTGCTGCTTGGAGGCTGAGCGTGTGAGAGGGTGGCCACTGCCTGTCCTTCCCCGGGAGCTGCCTTTCTTGGTGTCAGCTTGTGACCGCCTCACCCACCCTGGATGCTGGAGGAGAGTTGGGTCTGATTCCTCTATGTCTTTCTGGGTCCCAGTTCACAGCTGATACTGGGGACTGTGGTTAGACCTGGCCCATCAAGTCACTGTCCCTAGCTCCCTTTCCAGTCTGGGTTAGGGACAGGCAGCAGAGGTATGTTCCGAGTCCAGGAGCAGACTCCACATGCTGTGCCTCTGGCCTCCCACAGGACCTGCACACAAATAGCCCGCGCTACAGCAAGGGTTCCTACAATGACTTCAGCTTCGTGACGCATGCCAACAAGGAGGGCATCCCCATGCGCAAGGGAGAGCACCTGGGCGAGTTCAACCTGGGCTCTACCATCGTGCTCATCTTCGAGGCCCCCAAGGACTTCAACTTTAAGCTGAAAGCTGGACAGAAGATTCGGTTTGGGGAGGCTCTGGGCTCCCTCTAGAGCCTCTCTCCTGGTGGTGGCTACTGTGGGAGCTTTTTCAAACAGAAACAGGAGGGTCTTTTAGAGGGGAGCCTCCGCGGCTGGTCAGGGAGGGGTCTCAGGGCTGTGGAGTCTGACCAGGCAGGACCTGGGTGACTAGTTTCTGCTGTCCCAGAGATGTAGATGAGGTCAGAGCCCCTGTTGACCCTGGACCTATGTGGTCCCCTCTTCCCACtctaaagagaaagaacatgtagGCCAAGATGATCTCAAATTCCcttttggagatttttttaatctgtataaACTGGAGACCCTATGTCTCCTGGCTGGGTGTTCAGTTGGTCTTGATTTCTGTTGTAAGACAGAAGTGGTTATGTATCCCCAGCACTGCTTTTTGGCCTCCCCTTTTGCCTTTCCTGCACTGACTGGGCTGTGCTGCCCCCAGAGCAGGGCCATGTGGCCTTTAACACAACTGCTTTCTGTTCCCAATTCATCCCACCCTGCTTGTTTGGGAAAA from Felis catus isolate Fca126 chromosome D3, F.catus_Fca126_mat1.0, whole genome shotgun sequence encodes:
- the PISD gene encoding phosphatidylserine decarboxylase proenzyme, mitochondrial isoform X1 encodes the protein MATSVGPRCLRLLRGVTSWRSSLLHHENTVLSHFLQSLRKLPVRAFYTNARRVHTAPARTLFLLRPLPILLVTGSGYAGYRQYEKYRERELEKLGLEIPPKLAGPWEVGLRLHFPQLALRRRLGQLSCMSRPALKLRSWPLTVLYYLLPFGALRPLSRVGWRPVSRVALYKSVPTRLLSRAWGRLNQVELPHWLRRPVYSLYIWTFGVNMKEAAVEDLHHYRNLSEFFRRKLKPQARPVCGLHSVISPSDGKILNFGQVKNCEVEQVKGVTYSLESFLGPRISTEDLPFPPATPCSSFRNQLVTREGNELYHCVIYLAPGDYHCFHSPTDWTVSHRRHFPGSLMSVNPGMARWIKELFCHNERVVLTGDWKHGFFSLTAVGATNVGSIRIYFDRDLHTNSPRYSKGSYNDFSFVTHANKEGIPMRKGEHLGEFNLGSTIVLIFEAPKDFNFKLKAGQKIRFGEALGSL
- the PISD gene encoding phosphatidylserine decarboxylase proenzyme, mitochondrial isoform X3, which codes for MQVTGSMRSTGSESWRSWAWRFHPNLLVPGRLHFPQLALRRRLGQLSCMSRPALKLRSWPLTVLYYLLPFGALRPLSRVGWRPVSRVALYKSVPTRLLSRAWGRLNQVELPHWLRRPVYSLYIWTFGVNMKEAAVEDLHHYRNLSEFFRRKLKPQARPVCGLHSVISPSDGKILNFGQVKNCEVEQVKGVTYSLESFLGPRISTEDLPFPPATPCSSFRNQLVTREGNELYHCVIYLAPGDYHCFHSPTDWTVSHRRHFPGSLMSVNPGMARWIKELFCHNERVVLTGDWKHGFFSLTAVGATNVGSIRIYFDRDLHTNSPRYSKGSYNDFSFVTHANKEGIPMRKGEHLGEFNLGSTIVLIFEAPKDFNFKLKAGQKIRFGEALGSL
- the PISD gene encoding phosphatidylserine decarboxylase proenzyme, mitochondrial isoform X4 encodes the protein MCQSEARRGPELRAAKWLHFPQLALRRRLGQLSCMSRPALKLRSWPLTVLYYLLPFGALRPLSRVGWRPVSRVALYKSVPTRLLSRAWGRLNQVELPHWLRRPVYSLYIWTFGVNMKEAAVEDLHHYRNLSEFFRRKLKPQARPVCGLHSVISPSDGKILNFGQVKNCEVEQVKGVTYSLESFLGPRISTEDLPFPPATPCSSFRNQLVTREGNELYHCVIYLAPGDYHCFHSPTDWTVSHRRHFPGSLMSVNPGMARWIKELFCHNERVVLTGDWKHGFFSLTAVGATNVGSIRIYFDRDLHTNSPRYSKGSYNDFSFVTHANKEGIPMRKGEHLGEFNLGSTIVLIFEAPKDFNFKLKAGQKIRFGEALGSL
- the PISD gene encoding phosphatidylserine decarboxylase proenzyme, mitochondrial isoform X2, with the protein product MATSVGPRCLRLLRGVTSWRSSLLHHENTVLSHFLQSLRKLPVRAFYTNARRVHTAPARTLFLLRPLPILLVTGSGYAGYRQYEKYRERELEKLGLEIPPKLAGPWEVALYKSVPTRLLSRAWGRLNQVELPHWLRRPVYSLYIWTFGVNMKEAAVEDLHHYRNLSEFFRRKLKPQARPVCGLHSVISPSDGKILNFGQVKNCEVEQVKGVTYSLESFLGPRISTEDLPFPPATPCSSFRNQLVTREGNELYHCVIYLAPGDYHCFHSPTDWTVSHRRHFPGSLMSVNPGMARWIKELFCHNERVVLTGDWKHGFFSLTAVGATNVGSIRIYFDRDLHTNSPRYSKGSYNDFSFVTHANKEGIPMRKGEHLGEFNLGSTIVLIFEAPKDFNFKLKAGQKIRFGEALGSL